In one Natronosalvus amylolyticus genomic region, the following are encoded:
- a CDS encoding SLC13 family permease produces the protein MILESVSTGALVVFGLIAVALVLFVSEVIPNDMTAIGIIVALALLEPLTGVGSRAAISGFANTATITIVAMYMLSAGIQGTGLVQRLGVYLARFVKGSDRRALLATIATTGPIAGFINNTPVVAIFIPMISELAEKTGVSPSKLLLPLSYAAILGGTLTLIGTSTNLLASEFAVDLLGRDHIGMFEFSALGLVILLVGLAYLATVGWWLTPARVPVDADLVTEFDLEDHLGKVRVGSKSPVVGLTIGELEERSDANVRVLQLRREGEDEPRGDSHVLEYDDTTADSSEQEANRERRELSQRTEQTNRDDAASDTEPDNRSESASNTDAKQPESTSNTDPTQPETGTGSEPAAAALEVERSDQSLETYVGVRSDQRIREGDILTVHGTLQAVNRFGDEQRLRQLPRVSVTEATFEDAPSDDLLAKAVVPTDSPFIGKSLAETRLRSFYRTTVLAIRREGELLRKDLQHVRLEAGDLLLVQTIPDTIEHLAHTSDLLVIEEDAFDRLLETDLDELAPLSAKTPVAVAIMAGVIGTAALGLAPIVITALAGVVLMVVTGCLSTTDAYDAVSWNIIFLLAGVIPLGVALEATGGSQVLASGLVGTAEFLPLVAVLLLFFLVTGLLANVITPVATVVLMIPVAVDAASGLGASQFSFLLAVMFASATSFMTPVGYQTNLMVYGPGGYEFTDFLKVGGPLQLLLAVVTTLGIVYLWGI, from the coding sequence ATGATTCTCGAGAGCGTCTCCACCGGCGCGCTGGTCGTCTTCGGCCTCATCGCGGTTGCGCTCGTGTTGTTCGTCTCCGAGGTGATTCCGAACGATATGACGGCCATCGGTATTATCGTCGCGCTAGCCCTCCTCGAACCGCTGACGGGCGTCGGCTCTCGAGCAGCTATTTCGGGCTTTGCAAACACGGCGACGATCACCATCGTCGCGATGTACATGCTCAGTGCGGGGATTCAGGGAACCGGGCTTGTCCAGCGACTCGGCGTCTATCTCGCCCGATTCGTCAAAGGGAGCGACCGCCGGGCCCTGCTCGCGACGATTGCGACCACGGGACCCATCGCCGGGTTTATCAACAACACGCCGGTCGTCGCCATCTTCATTCCGATGATTTCCGAACTCGCCGAGAAGACCGGCGTCTCACCGTCGAAACTTCTCTTGCCGCTCTCTTACGCCGCGATTCTTGGCGGGACGCTGACGCTCATTGGGACGTCGACGAACCTGCTCGCCAGCGAGTTCGCCGTCGACTTGCTCGGGAGAGACCACATCGGGATGTTCGAGTTCAGTGCACTCGGCCTCGTCATCCTGCTCGTCGGACTTGCCTACCTCGCGACCGTCGGCTGGTGGCTGACGCCCGCCCGCGTCCCCGTCGACGCCGACCTGGTGACCGAGTTCGACCTCGAGGATCACCTCGGGAAGGTTCGCGTGGGCTCGAAATCCCCCGTCGTGGGCCTCACCATCGGCGAACTCGAGGAGCGTAGTGACGCGAACGTGAGAGTCCTCCAGCTTCGGCGTGAGGGTGAGGACGAACCGAGAGGAGACAGCCACGTACTCGAGTACGACGACACGACAGCCGACTCGAGCGAACAGGAAGCGAACCGAGAGCGACGTGAACTGAGTCAACGGACCGAGCAGACGAATCGGGACGATGCGGCATCCGATACCGAACCCGATAATCGATCGGAATCGGCATCCAATACGGACGCCAAGCAGCCCGAATCGACATCCAACACCGACCCAACGCAGCCCGAAACAGGAACCGGGTCGGAACCGGCGGCCGCTGCACTCGAGGTCGAGCGCAGTGACCAGTCCCTCGAGACGTACGTCGGCGTTCGTTCCGACCAGCGAATTCGCGAGGGAGACATCTTGACCGTACACGGCACGTTACAGGCAGTCAACCGCTTTGGCGACGAACAGCGCTTGCGCCAGCTACCGCGCGTGTCCGTGACCGAAGCCACGTTCGAAGATGCCCCGAGCGACGACCTGCTCGCGAAAGCCGTCGTGCCGACTGACTCCCCGTTCATCGGGAAATCGCTCGCGGAAACTCGGCTTCGTTCGTTCTATCGGACGACAGTGCTGGCGATTCGTCGTGAAGGAGAATTGCTTCGCAAGGACCTCCAGCACGTCCGTCTCGAGGCCGGCGACCTGCTCCTGGTCCAGACGATTCCTGATACCATCGAACACCTGGCGCACACGAGCGACCTCCTCGTGATCGAAGAGGACGCCTTCGATCGATTGCTCGAGACCGACCTGGACGAACTGGCCCCGCTCTCGGCGAAGACGCCGGTTGCGGTCGCGATTATGGCCGGCGTGATCGGCACCGCCGCCCTCGGGCTTGCCCCCATCGTCATCACCGCCCTTGCCGGCGTCGTTCTGATGGTCGTCACTGGCTGTCTGTCCACGACAGACGCCTACGACGCCGTCTCCTGGAACATCATCTTCCTGCTCGCCGGCGTGATTCCGCTGGGCGTCGCCCTCGAGGCAACCGGGGGCTCACAGGTTCTTGCAAGCGGCCTCGTTGGAACGGCCGAGTTCCTCCCGCTCGTGGCGGTGTTGCTGTTGTTCTTCCTCGTCACGGGGCTACTCGCGAACGTCATCACGCCCGTCGCGACCGTCGTGTTGATGATTCCCGTCGCCGTCGACGCCGCCTCGGGTCTGGGCGCGTCCCAATTTTCGTTCCTGCTCGCGGTGATGTTCGCCTCGGCGACGTCGTTCATGACGCCCGTCGGTTATCAGACGAACCTGATGGTGTACGGGCCCGGCGGCTACGAGTTCACGGACTTTCTGAAAGTCGGTGGCCCATTACAGCTGTTGCTCGCGGTCGTGACGACGCTAGGGATCGTCTACCTCTGGGGAATTTAA
- a CDS encoding proteasome assembly chaperone family protein has protein sequence MTDELTLEVDTDEPPESTLIVAFPGPGMVGISAAQYLIEQLELTETGHIQTGGLPAITPYVDGRPYHHTRLFSSPGLECTLLISELPIPVQLSEPFGRILLDWIDERAVEEVTLLTSIPGLEPASELWYVASDDYRDVRLSDVSIPPLQGGFLTGSNASLVARAMDTSLRVGVIAASVDPGLPLDANAALRLVEGIDHLYGFDVDTTQLREFADRTKQHYQGLMAQLEAQQRPQSKMTDDYGFM, from the coding sequence ATGACCGACGAACTGACGCTCGAGGTCGATACGGACGAACCGCCGGAATCGACACTGATCGTCGCCTTCCCCGGGCCCGGGATGGTCGGTATTTCGGCGGCCCAGTATCTGATCGAACAGCTGGAACTCACGGAGACGGGGCACATCCAGACGGGCGGGCTGCCGGCGATCACGCCGTACGTCGACGGCAGACCCTACCACCACACTCGACTGTTCTCGAGCCCGGGCCTCGAGTGTACGCTGCTGATCAGCGAACTGCCGATTCCGGTGCAGTTGTCCGAACCGTTCGGGCGAATTCTGCTCGACTGGATCGACGAACGGGCGGTCGAAGAGGTCACCCTGCTCACCTCGATCCCGGGCCTGGAACCGGCTAGCGAGCTGTGGTACGTCGCATCGGATGATTACCGGGACGTTCGACTGTCCGACGTCTCGATACCGCCGCTACAGGGGGGATTTTTGACTGGGAGCAATGCGAGCCTCGTCGCTCGGGCGATGGACACGAGTCTTCGCGTGGGCGTGATCGCGGCGTCGGTCGATCCGGGGTTGCCCCTCGACGCAAACGCCGCGTTGCGTCTCGTCGAAGGAATCGATCACCTGTACGGATTCGACGTCGATACGACCCAACTTCGGGAATTCGCGGATCGAACCAAACAACACTACCAGGGCCTGATGGCCCAACTCGAGGCCCAACAACGGCCGCAGTCGAAAATGACGGACGATTACGGATTCATGTGA
- a CDS encoding SLC13 family permease, translating into MAFSSPLSRQDLGLILAPVCFLGIYFTSPFGLSLEATAVLASTAWVILWWVTEVIPIPVTSLLPVVLFPLTGVTTVGGATAPYADPIVFLLLGGFLLALAIERWNLHHRLSLLILSAVGTSARALVLGFMAATAFLSMWISNTATAMMMVPIGSAVIVELTAVGGRRNPPLEREDIVEPNDPLDVEGELFHSLEEDPESLPNTSFGLALMLAIAYGASIGGAATLIGSPPNAVLAGVAESNLGVQIGFLEWMLVGVPLAVVFLVVTWLLLVAVLRPTVDSQPGREDVIDRQLSELGSMTMGERRVLAVFGLVAGAWILRPFLIEPVLPTVTDAMIAVAGAILVFLVPVDGERLLDWEYTSRVPWGVLLLLGAGFSIARGFQVSGLDTIVADGIISLGVTELAGMVILLATVVCLLTNVTSNTATASLFMPITLSIGLATGVAPLTLMATAAFAASFAFMLPVATAPNAIVFASGYMTIPEMAKVGLVITIPAILAISVFAIWWLPLVWS; encoded by the coding sequence ATGGCTTTTTCTAGCCCGCTCTCTCGACAGGATCTCGGGCTTATTTTGGCCCCCGTTTGCTTTCTGGGCATCTACTTTACCTCCCCATTCGGCCTCTCGCTCGAGGCGACGGCCGTGCTCGCCAGTACGGCCTGGGTCATCCTCTGGTGGGTGACAGAAGTGATTCCGATTCCGGTTACCTCGCTGTTGCCGGTCGTTCTCTTTCCGTTGACCGGCGTCACGACCGTCGGCGGTGCCACCGCACCCTACGCCGACCCCATCGTGTTCTTGCTCCTCGGGGGCTTCCTGCTCGCGCTGGCGATCGAACGGTGGAACCTGCACCATCGACTCTCCTTGTTGATCCTCTCGGCGGTTGGGACCAGCGCCAGGGCGCTCGTTCTCGGGTTCATGGCCGCGACCGCGTTCCTGTCGATGTGGATCTCGAATACGGCGACGGCGATGATGATGGTTCCCATCGGTTCCGCCGTGATCGTCGAACTCACCGCTGTTGGCGGTCGACGCAACCCGCCGCTGGAGCGCGAGGATATCGTGGAACCCAACGACCCCCTGGACGTCGAGGGAGAACTCTTCCACAGCCTCGAGGAGGACCCGGAGTCGCTCCCGAACACCTCCTTCGGGCTGGCACTGATGCTAGCCATCGCCTACGGCGCCTCGATCGGCGGGGCCGCGACGTTGATCGGTAGCCCGCCGAACGCAGTGTTGGCCGGCGTCGCTGAATCGAACCTCGGCGTTCAGATAGGCTTCCTCGAGTGGATGCTGGTCGGCGTGCCACTCGCGGTCGTCTTTTTGGTCGTGACGTGGCTCTTGCTCGTGGCAGTGCTTCGCCCGACGGTCGACAGCCAACCCGGACGCGAAGATGTGATCGACCGACAGCTGAGCGAACTGGGGTCGATGACGATGGGGGAACGACGCGTCCTTGCGGTGTTCGGCCTCGTCGCCGGGGCGTGGATCCTCCGCCCGTTCCTGATCGAGCCCGTCCTGCCGACGGTCACCGACGCGATGATCGCCGTCGCCGGCGCGATCCTCGTCTTCCTCGTGCCCGTCGACGGCGAGCGCTTGCTCGACTGGGAGTACACGTCTCGAGTGCCGTGGGGCGTACTCTTGCTGCTCGGTGCCGGGTTTTCGATCGCGCGCGGCTTCCAGGTGAGCGGGCTCGACACCATCGTCGCGGACGGTATCATCAGTCTGGGTGTCACGGAACTCGCCGGCATGGTAATCTTGCTCGCAACGGTTGTCTGCCTGCTGACGAACGTCACCTCGAACACGGCGACAGCGTCGTTGTTCATGCCGATCACGCTGAGTATCGGTCTCGCGACCGGCGTCGCACCGCTAACGCTGATGGCGACGGCCGCCTTCGCCGCCTCCTTCGCGTTCATGCTCCCGGTGGCGACCGCTCCGAACGCGATCGTTTTCGCCAGCGGCTACATGACCATCCCGGAGATGGCGAAAGTCGGGCTGGTCATCACGATTCCGGCTATTCTCGCTATTTCCGTGTTCGCCATCTGGTGGCTTCCACTCGTCTGGTCGTAG